DNA from Zonotrichia leucophrys gambelii isolate GWCS_2022_RI chromosome 5, RI_Zleu_2.0, whole genome shotgun sequence:
CATTTTTTCACTGGAATCTTCATAAAAAATTTCAGATTTAGTGAAGGAAAAATACTTTGCAGAAATTCTAATTTCTGTGAATGCTCATTTCAGAAAAACACGGAGAAAAACCCATAGCTACAGTTTTCTTGTTGATCTACTGAGTTTTTAATAAGAACAGCTGGATAAACTTTTTTCTTAAGTTAATATTATGATATTAGAGGTATGAGATGCATCTCTGATGTAATCTTCATTAAATAATCATGTTGTTTTCCTCAGTAATAAAATTCATGCTAAAATATTTGGGCTTGCCAGTCAAagcaatagaaaataaaataaggagcctacagaaaaacacaggactgtttcatttttattggaTCTTGTGGAAGGATATTACTTCTAAAATTGCAGCTCTGCTACCTCATCTGTCAGGTTAATTTCACCCatgttttccatttccttctgttGAAAACCATTAAAAGGCTGGTATTTATTATGAGGACTCATTTTAGTGTACTGTTTATTTAAGACAATTGATGCAATGAAAGAATTAGGTTCTCTTTTTCAAAAGCTCCAAGATTTTCACTACCCAGATAGTTAAAATTTGGCCTTCCTAAAGTGACCTGTTAGTTAGTTGATTTTGATTAATGTCATAAATATTCTTTAGGTTCATTAATGTCATAGTCTTGTAAATATCCTTGTTCTTAAAACAGGTTGAAGGTTGTaggctgtttattttccttctataCTCATTTAACACAGGATACTGCCCACCTACTATCTCCACCTCACTGAAATGGACAGAGTTATAAACAAGAATTTATTTACCATGAGCATTCCGCTTGTCTGGTCCCTTTATCAAGGTTAAGAAAACACGAAAACATCAAAACAAGGGGGGCTGCCCGATGCCGAGCGCTGGCAGTGGCCCCGGATGGCTTGCGGGACCGAGGGCAGGGAGAAGCCAGCGTCCCTCTGGCAGCCAGGGACGGGCAGCAGCCGCCCTGCCAGCCCGCGCTCGGCTCGGCCCGCCAAGGGCCAAATGCGGTATCTTGTGTCCCCGCAGGCTGCCTTCTGGTACGGAAGAAGCAGAAGACCTAGAAGATCTGACTGCTTGAATATTTTTACTGCTTGAATGTCATGTTTTGAGGCCGATGCACTCACCTGCCAGGtaagagagcagagagagccgGGCCGCTGCAGCCGCGGGGCTGGGGAGCCTCCCGCGGTACCGCTGAGCGGGCAGAATGGTGTCCGTGCGCATAGGTGCGCCCAAACATTTTTTAACACTGCAGTGGCATTCTCACCGCCTATTTATAACAGCTGTAccctttaattttaaaagaaaaatacgTATTTTATCCCGTAGGTCCTGGTAGTGTTTGTTCGCCAACTCCCTGGCTGGCCCGTGCCGTGCCCTCCCACCCGGGTCCCGGCTCTCGTTGCCCCGGGCCCTCCGTGGAGCCGCAGCTCCGGACCCGCCGCCGGGGGCGCAGCCGCGGCGGGACAGCAGATGGCGCCCGCGCACCGCCCGTCGCGGGGCTCCGCGGCCTCCCCGTCCTGGGAACCGCACAGCCCATACCGGCGCTGGAATCCCCgctgctccctgtcctgggaACCGCACAGCCTGTACCGGCCCTGGAATCCCCGCTGCCCCCCGTCCTGGAAACCCCACAGCCCGTACCGGCCCTGGAATCCCCACTTCCCCCTGTCCTGGGAACCGCACAGCCCATACCGGCGCTGGAATCCCCGCTGCCCCCTGTCCTGGGAACCGCACAGCCCGTACCGGCCCTGGAATCCCCGCTGCTCCACAGCCTCCGCCCCGGGCGCGGGAGGCGCCGCTTGCACGGGCGGCTCAGGGGGATGTTCAGACATTCCGCCTGTGGAACCCTCCAGGGGTGGCTCTCGGCGCAGGTAACTCGCAGAGGGCTGCACAAAGTAGCCCCAGCAGCTGTCCTCTCGCTGCCCGGCCAGGTATCAAATGGGAAACAGCTGAGGGGAAACCACCTTTTCAGGTGTTCACTCCTGATATAAAGaggttaaaatatttcaagtgtaAATTTCAAAAGGtaggatgaaaaaaaatgtcCTGTCTATGCACAGGAGGATCCAGGCAGAGATATGCTTTTGCCTCAATGCATTTATTAAAGTGCATACTTAGACCTAGACTTTTAAAAATGGTACCCATATTAGCCTGTATCAGAACCCATATCAGAACAATATATATATTGGTGTTGAGAGGTTCTCCTGTGTATTTACTAgtattaaaatattactttatttAGAGGTTTGCTAGTTTATAATGTAGAGCAAGTCACAATATGACATCTTCAAGATCTTGGATCTGAAGTGAAAGAATCTCAAGAGCAGTAACAAATACTCTGTCAAATACAAGAAGTTGACCTTCCAGTActatgcttttctttttaagtacCATTTTCTTTAGCAATGGGCCTGATAACAATCATGGgagattttgaagaaaaaaaagccatggtttttaagctttaaaaacatttgtttgCTTCTGGGCAGGGTTAGGTCTGACTGGGAATAATGTCTTCCGTTTTGGAAATAGAGATATGCGAGGTTTGTTATTGAGACATtggaggcagagagggagatCTTGTGGTCTGAAACAACTTCCAGGGCGCTAATCCCACATCCTCTGCAATATTTACAAGGCAAATAATTTATATGTAATCTGGCTTTACTCAGTGGAGCTCCTCCTGATCTATACACTGCAGTAGAAATCATAAACAGATATTCCACAtctgtttctggttttgaacatgggaaaaaaggaatcaaGCCCAACATCTAAGCCTCAGTCCATACAGTTTAATATTCTAAATGAGACATATCTCCAGTAGGATGAGTTGCCTGCTGTGGATATGTGTAATAGTTAATTAATTAGCAGCCTTTGCAGACACTTTTTTAATTGCACAGCACAAGAAGTACGGAGCTATCAGTCACTTCAAAGTACCGCCACTTAGCAgtgcttttctgtctttcctcaGTTTTAAAATCCATGTGTTTTTTTGTGGTTCAGTCTCAGATGCAGTAAAGCTGCAGCACTAGCATTGAGACATATCATAGCAGGGTTTGTGGCCTTTTCCAATGACTAGGTTATATCATGGTTATAGTTCTAGATGTTAATATATAGAATAAATGACAGGCCCTGAAGTAAAGCCCTGTAAACACTGAGCATTGAGCGGACCATGACATCGTAATTAACCAGATGGGCAAGGTTCCAGAGCTTGCTGTTGTCACCAGTACCTTCTGTAATTGCAGCTTTGTCCATGGTATCTTCCTGcttcacttttttctctttatagTTCAGAGAACCAGTTAACCTTTTTAGTAGAAAACAGTTTTCTGGTAGGGGAATAAAATCTGACAGCTAAAAATTGTAACTATCAACATTGATATTTTACAGAGCCTAAATCGTTATATGCATCAAATGTACTTGACTGAATATGACAGTTCTGTCAACAGGGGATTAATGCCTAGCAGAGTTTTTTTTGTGTCAATCCTGCTTATTCTTATACAGAAGCCAAGGGTGGCAGAGAAGGTAATTCAGGGCATTTTAGTTGTCTCAGAAGCTGAACAATTCCCTTTGCAAAGAGCTGGTTCCTGTATCTGGAAAGTATTTGAGATGTAGTATGCTCCCTGCCTCAAGCAGAGTAAGAACTGTGTTCATTTACGgcataaaatggaaaagagagGTGGGGCATATCTGGACTGGTGGATTTGCTGAGTTGAAAGAGTAATTTTGGGACTTTAGGCCTCTCAGAGCAGTTCTGTTGCTGGATGTTGGCTCCCTGCATCTGGTAAGAAGCCCATCCAAACAACTGTGCTTGTGATGGAGACACTTTCAGaagtaataaataattattaattacctctgaaattaaataaataataaatattaataaataataaataattaccTCTGAAATAAGGGATAAGTAATGAGGTACATATATGTATTTAACTTCAAGATAGGATTTGGGTCTTCATTCAGACAGGAGTCACTGAATGCAATCACAGAATGTCCTGATTTGGAAGGGATCGACAATGATCACCGAGTCCAGCTTCTGGCCCTGTACAGGAGAACCCCAAGAATctcaccatgtgcctgagagcattctCCAAATGCTTGCTGGACTCTgacaggctggtgctgtgaccacttttCTCAAGGCCTCTCCCAGTGcacagccaccctctgggtggaGAACTTTTGCCTAATACCcaatctaaatctcccctgacACAGATTCATAACATTTCCTTGAATCTTATGGGTTTTATGATTTTTATgactttgtattttatttttattctttatgaCTTCTCACTGTTATGAGTTCTTCTGTAATTGTTATTTGTTCAGTGCTTCTAAATTAAGTTGCTAACTTTAGAGTGAACTTAATAGAAAATTTATGATTTCTTAAAAACTTTTGCCCTTTTCCTATACTTTCAAACTACAAGAAACACATTGAATGCTCTGTAGTggtatttttaattcattacttgtttttaaaaacttttagcAATGAAATCTGTGAGCAAGTGGGACACCAGATCTCCTCAGGAGGCTTGTAcctttaaatgttaaaatatagTGAAGACTAAGGTTTTGTAATCTTGAAGTGGAGTTGTGTGGAGCATCTCTAAAAAGAATTATGTACTTTTGGAAATATTGCTGATTCCAGTGCTATGTTCCTCATATAAATCCAAGGCACCTTACCATAGTTTGTAATCTTAGCAATAGTGACAATAGCTTTTGAGGCAGACAGTCTCTTAGAGTTGTTTTACCACAACAAATTAAGATTTCTTGCTTTCCTCCTCCATCTACATCCACATTATATGGCACAAAGGaatcttttaaattataaatacatataaaaggaagaaaaaaatatccaagaTTTAGCAATcagattttttaattaactctGCTTTATTCATTCATGCACAGACACAGTTTGCCATGTACTGTAATGATTGATTCAAACCATGATCCTTGTCTAATTCCATTATCCCAACCATTGAGATATAGACCCTGAACGTGgtatctgtttttcttctgtcttaaAAATTCATGCCAATTTAGTTTTGTTACAGGAAAACACATATTCCAATTGTCTTGTTCGAATACCAAGCACTGTGCCAAAACCAGGGCCATGCTGAGGAACTCCCTTTCTCCTCAGGCTTTAGTGGTTTGTATTAAATGAAATCTGGATTCACAGCTATTCCACTGAGGTTTTTCAAAACCTTTCTTAAaatcttttgccatttttgcttttgttgacCTGATGCTCTAAAATTATAGAGTTTGCCAGGGCTCTTACTACTTAAATTAGTGTCTAAATTATCACAGTATCATGCCTTTCTAAATTATAGTACTATAATTATGGTGCCAGATTACATTAATCTGTGATTTATGATGAACAAGTAGTAAACATTCTATCACTTTGTGATGTATGTGTAactgcatttctctgctctgcaaAATACCATTCCATTGTTATCGGTATTTTCTGTGGTGTACAGAAAATCAACTTGTccttcattcattcatttaatCCATTCACTGTAATTTGAGGCAGTCCCAACCTAACAAACAAGCCCTGATGTtgcaaaaaattactttaattttaaGTTTCATTCCCATGTGGTTGATtgcatgtggaaaaaaaaaaaaaaaagtagtagaTAAACATACAGCACATgataattgctttttttccaaCACACCTACTGCTGATTTACCCCATCTTAGTTTTGTGGGTTTGGCATGATAAAGGCAGTATCATGCTTTGAGAAGTGAGACACAAGCTCTTGTGGCAATAGCCATATTTCTTTCTGCAGACATTGAAGCAGAGGGCTGGATGTGACCAGAAGAGAGAGGGATTTTAAGGAAATATTCAACATACAAGTGAATCATTGATATAAACTCCTGTTTTGTTTAATCCCATTGTGTAAATGTAAAGGTCTGAGTTGCTACTGTACAGAACTCTCAAAACACTGAATCAGCTGCCACAAAGCTCCTTCCTCTGTCTGATATTTAGCAGTATCTCATGATCAGGCTGCAGATTTGGTGAAATGTGGgttctttctttccttattaGTAGTGACAGCTGGAGTGGGTGTTCCTACCTTGTGAAGAAGTCCTGCTGGAGGCCAGCATAATCCTCCTAATCCAAGGAGGGCTGTGTCTCCCCTGTGTTACCTCTACTTTCTTTTACAGGATCAAGACTTACAAATGTTGTTGggtctttttaaagaaaggacttcaTTTTAGAAACAGAAGTATTTTGTTCCTTTAATGAATCAAAGAGATGTTTTAACCAACAAAAATGAGTAAAGGACAATTCAATTTATCATCTCCAAAAGTATTACAGAATAAAagttatttcatttattatacAGTTGTCTCTGGCTATCACCATGATACTAGACTagtcttttttcttcattttacacattgataaaaaaattaatgtgattttgaaaaaaatcaagcaacaATTTTTATGATTCATCTTTAAAAGTCATACCTCTAGACAAGCATGTTAAAACGGATACTTTACAGTTTTAACATATTTCAGAGTTTCATATTCTCTGTACTAGGAAAATGACAGTAGATAACCAGATTTATGATAACCAGACAGATAAAATCTGTGAAGTGATTAACTGTGAAGTGATTCCCCAAGTTTGCCTGGAATTTAATTTATCTGCAGTTTTTATCCAGTAGAGGTTATGATACTTAAAATGCTGAGGGCTTGAAGGTTGATGTTCACTAGACAACTGAATATCTTCTCTGTTGAAGAGGTTTGCACATAATCCTCACATTTTTCTTGTTGAAAGAAAGACTTGTAGTCCAATCTAAAGGTGTCAGTGTTAAATTAACTAAATTTTCTTGGTATAAAATTATGATTAAATCAAGGACTGGAGTGTTTCTCCACTGATTAGGAAATatttccccccacccctccctaactaaataaatatgtaaatgcatttttttaagggaaaataatttcaaaggaagaaaaaatttgtTCAGTGTTATAGGAAAAACTTTCTAGTGGATTTATTCAAGTCAGATTTCTAGGGAATAGGAAAATGGCAGGGGAtaggtgtttggtttttttttttattctgagtgAGTGCTTTCCATTGCACAGTAAGTAAAAGAGATTTTTGCCAATTTCTTATTTCATAACTTTGTGCCTTCACTTCTTTAAATACTATTTGGAAATGCAACATGTAGGAATAATTGAGCCAGTTTGTTTTCCTagtcttaatatttttttcatcttaatt
Protein-coding regions in this window:
- the LOC135448683 gene encoding chromosome alignment-maintaining phosphoprotein 1-like, with protein sequence MSCFEADALTCQVLVVFVRQLPGWPVPCPPTRVPALVAPGPPWSRSSGPAAGGAAAAGQQMAPAHRPSRGSAASPSWEPHSPYRRWNPRCSLSWEPHSLYRPWNPRCPPSWKPHSPYRPWNPHFPLSWEPHSPYRRWNPRCPLSWEPHSPYRPWNPRCSTASAPGAGGAACTGGSGGCSDIPPVEPSRGGSRRRGHGGDAGSLSPVPPAHATQSPVADHCHPKIVTHLGTSWQPSCWKRVNGDARDPGLSFHLGHPHSSEAGLPQSSRCLWTSWTFALSANIPHKHDMGPHVVSEEQDLGTQNANVPID